GTTATGGTAGTTCCCTAACCGGCTCCAAAGAACTATAAATAATGAGGACTGCCTGACAGGTGAAAAACCCTGTGGGCAGTCCTTTTTTATTTAAAAATACTTAAAAATAGCGGAGCCAGATGTAGAGATGAGAAAGCAGAACAGATACCAGCATGAGCGGAAAAGCCACCTTGAAATACGTTCGGAAGGAAAGAAGCACGCCGTTCTTTTCGGCTATGCCGGCCACGATGACATTAGCCGAGGCGCCAATCAGCGTACCGTTGCCACCCAGGCAAGCGCCCAGGGCCAGTGACCACCACACCGGGTCGAGAGCAAGGCCGCCTAGTTGGCCCATTTCTTTCAGCAGAGGGATCATGGTAGCGACAAAAGGGATATTGTCAATAAAGGCTGAGGCGATAGCCGAAACCCACAGGACCAGGAGGGAGGTTTGCAGGACATTCCCCTGGGTCAGAGTCAGGCTCCACTTAGCCAGCGCACCGATCACACCGGTGGCTTTCAGACCGCCAACCAGCACAAACAGGCCGACAAAGAAAAATATAGTAGGCCATTCTACGTGCAGCAGTACAGCTTCCGGTTCTTCCCGGCTAATGAGCAGCAGGACGGCAGCACCGGTCAGGGCAACGGTGGCCGATTCCAGGTGCAGTGTACCGTGCAGCATAAAGGCAAGAATGGTCAGGACCAGGACAGCCAGGGATTTTCGGAGCAGGGCCTGGTCCTTAATTTCATCCCGGTAATTAAGCGCCAGCAGGGCAAGGCGGTTCTCTTCCGTCGTCTGCAGTTCCTGACGATAGATCAACAGCAGCAGCCCGATCGTGACGAGTAAAATGAGCAGGCTGATAGGCGCCAGCTGCAGCAGAAACGAGTTGAAATCAAGGCCGGCTGCACTGCCGATCATAATGTTGGGCGGATCCCCGATGAGAGTTGCCGTTCCGCCAATATTGGAAGCGATAATCTCGGAAATCAGAAAGGGCAGCGGGTTGATCTCCAGTTTGTCGGTCAGGGTCAATGTAATCGGAACGGTAAGCAGTACGGTAGTGACATTATCTAAAAACGCGGAGGCCAGCGCTGTGATCAGTGACAGCAAGGCCAGCAGACGGAACGGATAGCCACCGGTGATGTGGGCTGCCCAAATGGCAATGGCCTCAAACACGCCTGTCCGGCGGGTAATGGTGACCAATAGCATCATGCCGATCAACAGGCCCAGTGTGTTAAAATCAATTGCTTCCTTGAGCGCCGTTTCCTGGCTTATAAATCCTGTCAGCAGCATAAGCAGGCCGCCGGTCAGCGCCACGGTCATGCGGTGAAACTGTTCTCTGATAATCAAGGCATAGACAATTATAAAAATGGCAATGGAGCTCCAGAAAGAAAACTCAAGCAACAGATGATTCCTCCTTTGGCGGCAACAAGCGGCCATTGCCCAAATCATACGTCATTTTGCCGGGACAGTCAACTTTCGCCAGGCTGGAATGATCAAAGTGGAGGAACCGCCAGAGTGACTTGCTAAAACGGAAAATTTTCGTTATACTGATTAGGAAGTGAATAAAAGTTTGTTTCTTGGAGGAGCCTGTCGCCACAGGCTCTTTTTGTCTATTTTCAGAATTATGGGAGGACTGATTGTGGAAAACCAGGCAATGCTCGCTTTGGGCGTATTTTTAGTGACCTATGCTTTGATCATTTCGGAAAAAATCCATCGTACAGTGGTTGCTATGCTTGGCGGACTGGCGATGGTGCTATTAGGTATTGTCGATTATGAGACGGCCGTTCATCATATAGATTTTAATACATTAGGCTTGCTGGTGGGGATGATGATTATGGTGGCCATTACCGGGCAAACGGGGATATTCCGTTATATTGCCATATATGCGGCAAAAAAGGTAAAGTGCCGGCCGATGCCGATTCTGTCTATTTTAGCGGTGATTACAGCGCTCTTTTCCGCGCTGCTGGACAATGTGACAACGGTACTGCTTATGGTCCCGGTGACACTGACGCTGACCCAGCGGTTGAACATCAAGCCTGAACCGTACTTGATTACCCTGATTATAAGCTCTAACATTGGCGGGACGGCGACTCTTATCGGTGATCCGCCCAATATCATGATCGGCAGTGCCGTAAAGGAACTGACATTTTTGGCTTTTATCCATAATCTGGCCCCGGTTGCTCTGGCCATTTTATTTGTCACGATCATCCTTTTGATATCGCTCTATCGTAAGCTGTTGGTAACTGACGAGCGGCATAGACTGGCCTTGCTGCAACTAAATGAGAAGGAAGAATTGGTTGATCCGGCACTGCTTGTCAAATGTTTGTCCGTATTAGGTGTTACTTTGGCCGGTTTTCTGGGCCATCAGGCTTTGCATCTGGAATCATCGACCGTGGCGCTAAGCGGCGCCTTTATTCTGCTGTTGCTTACCGCCAAAACCGAGCGTGCTGTTGAAGTAGCGCTGGAGAAGGTTGAATGGCCAACTATCTTTTTCTTCTTAGGTCTCTTTGTGTTGGTTTCCGGGTTGGTGGAAACAGGCATTATTGACGGCGTGGCCCGGTATGCCATAGCGGTGACCGGCGGTAGCCCGGCATTGTC
The DNA window shown above is from Propionispora hippei DSM 15287 and carries:
- a CDS encoding ArsB/NhaD family transporter; the encoded protein is MLEFSFWSSIAIFIIVYALIIREQFHRMTVALTGGLLMLLTGFISQETALKEAIDFNTLGLLIGMMLLVTITRRTGVFEAIAIWAAHITGGYPFRLLALLSLITALASAFLDNVTTVLLTVPITLTLTDKLEINPLPFLISEIIASNIGGTATLIGDPPNIMIGSAAGLDFNSFLLQLAPISLLILLVTIGLLLLIYRQELQTTEENRLALLALNYRDEIKDQALLRKSLAVLVLTILAFMLHGTLHLESATVALTGAAVLLLISREEPEAVLLHVEWPTIFFFVGLFVLVGGLKATGVIGALAKWSLTLTQGNVLQTSLLVLWVSAIASAFIDNIPFVATMIPLLKEMGQLGGLALDPVWWSLALGACLGGNGTLIGASANVIVAGIAEKNGVLLSFRTYFKVAFPLMLVSVLLSHLYIWLRYF
- a CDS encoding ArsB/NhaD family transporter, whose translation is MLALGVFLVTYALIISEKIHRTVVAMLGGLAMVLLGIVDYETAVHHIDFNTLGLLVGMMIMVAITGQTGIFRYIAIYAAKKVKCRPMPILSILAVITALFSALLDNVTTVLLMVPVTLTLTQRLNIKPEPYLITLIISSNIGGTATLIGDPPNIMIGSAVKELTFLAFIHNLAPVALAILFVTIILLISLYRKLLVTDERHRLALLQLNEKEELVDPALLVKCLSVLGVTLAGFLGHQALHLESSTVALSGAFILLLLTAKTERAVEVALEKVEWPTIFFFLGLFVLVSGLVETGIIDGVARYAIAVTGGSPALSAMLILWLSAIASAFVDNIPFVATMIPLIQNMGQLGIANMEPLWWSLALGACLGGNGSLIGASANLIVAGLAAQQNYPLSFRRFLAVGFPLMLLSVVIANGYIYLRYLSHL